In the Phaseolus vulgaris cultivar G19833 chromosome 7, P. vulgaris v2.0, whole genome shotgun sequence genome, one interval contains:
- the LOC137830749 gene encoding receptor protein kinase TMK1-like, which translates to MTVALTKSLPLLLFSLWTVVLTETDPNDVGILNSFRRGLKNKELLPWPEEGGDPCGNPPWKYIFCNGNRVSQIQTKNLDLVGPLPSNFNKLSMLENLGMQNNNLNGPLPSFNGLSNLKYAFLNRNGFESIPGDFFRGLRSLQVLALDYNNLNASSGGWVLPQTLEDSAQLRNFSCMSCNLVGPIPAFLGSLPSLEVLQLSGNSLTGEIPAALNAVPALQILWLNNQRGDGLTGKIEVVASMISLTSLWLHGNKFSGSIPMNIGDLVSLRDLDLNGNEFVGLIPRGLSGMKLQRLDLNNNHFMGPIPDFAADKVSFESNNFCLSKPGVMCAFEVMALLDFLGGLGYPQILVDSWSGNNPCDGPWLAIKCNGDGKVEMIILSNFNLSGTLSPSVAKLDSLVGIRLGGNDISGRIPSNWTSLRSLTLLDLSGNNISLPFPSFGKGVKLVIDAPEVSLSPPGSGSGPSPGSGSGKVEPPSSDKGNPNPSEESSPNPKPRSVSLESNNSRGKSLVLIVAPIAGVAAAAFVLIPLYVYCFRKRKGVSDRAGSLVIHPGDPSDSNIALKVVIANNNNGSVSAVTGAGSGTLNGSGESHVIESGNLVISVQVLRNVTKNFARENELGRGGFGVVYKGELDDGTKIAVKRMESGVITSKALDEFQSEIAVLSNVRHRHLVSLLGYSVEGNERILVYEYMPQGALSMHLFHWKTLQLEPLSWKRRLNIALDVARGMEYLHSLAHQIFIHRDLKSSNILLGDDFRAKVSDFGLVKLAPDGKKSVVTRLAGTFGYLAPEYAVTGKVTTKADVFSFGVVLMELLTGLMALDEDRPEESQYLASWFWHVKSDKEKLMAAVDPALDIKEEMFDIVSIIAELAGHCTAREPYQRPDMSHAVNVLGPLVEKWKPLDDDTEEYSGIDYTLPLNQMVKDWQETEGKELSYVDPQDSKSSIPARPTGFAESFTSVDGR; encoded by the exons ATGACAGTGGCACTGACAAAGTCTTTGCCGTTGCTCCTTTTCTCGCTGTGGACGGTAGTGTTAACCGAAACGGACCCGAACGATGTGGGGATTCTGAACAGTTTTCGAAGAGGTTTGAAGAACAAGGAGCTCTTACCGTGGCCGGAAGAAGGAGGAGACCCGTGTGGGAATCCTCCATGGAAGTACATCTTCTGCAATGGCAACAGAGTATCTCAGATTCAGACCAAGAACTTGGATCTGGTGGGCCCGCTACCCTCCAACTTCAACAAGCTTTCCATGTTGGAGAATCTGGGTATGCAGAACAACAACCTCAACGGGCCCTTACCCTCCTTCAATGGCTTGTCAAACTTGAAATACGCGTTTCTCAACCGCAACGGCTTTGAATCCATTCCCGGGGATTTTTTCCGAGGGCTTCGGAGTCTCCAGGTGTTGGCTTTGGATTACAATAATCTCAATGCCTCTTCTGGTGGCTGGGTGCTTCCTCAAACTTTGGAAGATTCGGCGCAGTTGAGGAACTTTTCTTGCATGAGCTGCAACTTGGTGGGTCCCATTCCTGCGTTTCTCGGCTCCTTGCCGTCGCTGGAGGTGCTGCAGCTCTCCGGGAATAGCTTGACCGGGGAGATTCCGGCGGCGTTGAACGCCGTTCCGGCGTTGCAGATTCTCTGGCTAAACAACCAGCGCGGGGACGGACTTACTGGGAAAATCGAAGTTGTTGCGAGCATGATTTCATTGACGAGTTTGTGGCTTCACGGGAATAAGTTTAGCGGGAGTATTCCGATGAACATTGGGGATTTGGTCTCGCTGAGGGATTTGGATCTTAATGGGAATGAGTTTGTTGGGTTGATTCCGCGTGGTTTGAGTGGGATGAAGTTGCAGCGGTTGGATTTGAATAATAATCACTTCATGGGTCCGATCCCTGATTTTGCTGCGGATAAAGTGAGTTTTGAAAGCAATAATTTTTGCTTGTCGAAGCCTGGGGTTATGTGTGCGTTTGAGGTGATGGCGCTGTTGGATTTTCTTGGGGGGTTGGGTTACCCTCAGATTTTGGTTGATTCGTGGAGTGGGAATAATCCGTGTGATGGGCCATGGTTGGCGATAAAGTGCAATGGGGATGGAAAGGTGGAAATGATTATTTTGAGTAACTTTAATCTTAGTGGTACTTTGAGTCCTTCTGTTGCCAAGTTGGATTCTCTTGTTGGAATAAGGTTGGGAGGTAATGATATCAGTGGTAGGATACCCAGTAATTGGACTAGTTTGAGATCATTGACATTGTTGGATCTGAGTGGTAATAACATATCTCTTCCCTTCCCGAGTTTTGGGAAAGGGGTGAAGCTTGTGATTGATGCCCCAGAAGTTTCTCTTTCTCCACCAGGTTCTGGTTCTGGTCCTAGTCCTGGTTCTGGTTCTGGTAAGGTTGAACCTCCTTCATCTGATAAGGGTAATCCTAATCCATCTGAAGAATCTAGTCCCAATCCAAAGCCTCGCAGTGTTTCTCTTGAGTCAAATAATTCCAGAGGGAAAAGCTTGGTTCTAATTGTGGCTCCTATTGCAGGTGTTGCAGCTGCGGCTTTTGTTCTCATTCCGCTTTATGTGTATTGTTTCAGGAAGAGAAAGGGTGTCTCTGACAGAGCAGGGTCTCTGGTGATTCACCCCGGAGATCCTTCAGACTCGAACATTGCGCTGAAGGTTGTAATTGCTAACAACAACAATGGGAGTGTTTCAGCAGTGACTGGCGCTGGGTCTGGGACTCTAAATGGAAGTGGGGAGTCTCATGTCATTGAATCTGGGAACCTTGTGATATCGGTTCAGGTCCTTCGAAATGTGACCAAGAATTTTGCACGGGAGAATGAGCTTGGACGCGGTGGATTTGGAGTAGTTTACAAGGGAGAATTGGATGATGGGACTAAGATTGCGGTGAAACGAATGGAATCGGGTGTCATTACCAGCAAAGCCTTGGATGAGTTCCAGTCTGAGATTGCAGTTCTATCAAACGTCCGGCACCGGCATTTGGTATCTCTATTGGGTTATTCAGTTGAAGGTAATGAGAGGATTCTGGTTTATGAGTATATGCCACAAGGGGCTCTCAGTATGCATCTTTTCCACTGGAAGACCTTGCAACTGGAACCACTCTCTTGGAAGAGGAGGCTCAATATTGCATTGGATGTTGCTAGAGGAATGGAGTATCTTCACAGTCTGGCACACCAGATCTTCATCCACAGAGATCTTAAATCATCAAATATTTTGCTTGGGGATGATTTTAGAGCAAAAGTCTCGGATTTTGGATTGGTAAAACTTGCTCCTGATGGCAAAAAATCTGTAGTGACCCGGCTTGCTGGTACATTTGGATACTTGGCACCAGAATATGCag TGACAGGCAAAGTCACCACCAAAGCAGATGTTTTCAGTTTCGGTGTGGTGCTAATGGAGCTGCTAACTGGATTAATGGCACTTGACGAGGATAGACCTGAGGAAAGCCAGTACCTGGCATCGTGGTTCTGGCATGTAAAATCAGACAAGGAGAAACTAATGGCTGCTGTTGACCCTGCCCTTGACATAAAGGAAGAAATGTTCGACATTGTCTCCATCATAGCCGAGTTAGCTGGGCACTGCACTGCCAGAGAACCATACCAAAGACCAGATATGAGTCATGCTGTGAATGTTCTTGGACCGCTTGTTGAGAAATGGAAACCACTAGATGATGACACCGAGGAGTATTCTGGCATAGACTACACTCTTCCCCTTAACCAAATGGTGAAGGATTGGCAAGAGACAGAAGGAAAGGAGTTGAGCTATGTGGACCCGCAGGACAGTAAGAGTAGTATCCCTGCAAGGCCTACTGGGTTTGCAGAGTCTTTCACTTCTGTTGATGGCCGCTGA
- the LOC137830750 gene encoding uncharacterized protein, with protein MIDAGTASLAVVYSDGNREINVGTVVVDPSLNFKSLLSLLSQMIGISPHQFSVYLAAVDTDRKIPVTAKVNLAAVRRDAAAHYFFVKRSKRAKKASANGKKKPPEKVMLLRRAAAGDPPFRSAFSAPILDRADYEQRLMNFQMERDSFRMNMSAAINGVAFGREPPNTVPATDAICEECLKANTNGISAVFHLCVLDTVTVGFRSSAGPISRPAKTCGEYGA; from the coding sequence ATGATAGACGCAGGAACCGCGTCGCTCGCCGTCGTTTACTCCGATGGTAACCGTGAGATCAACGTCGGCACTGTTGTGGTGGATCCCTCGCTCAACTTCAAGAGTCTGCTCTCGCTCCTAAGCCAGATGATCGGGATCTCCCCTCACCAGTTCTCCGTTTACCTCGCCGCCGTCGACACCGACCGCAAGATTCCTGTCACGGCCAAGGTCAACCTCGCCGCGGTGCGCCGGGACGCTGCGGCGCACTACTTTTTTGTCAAGCGTTCCAAGCGCGCGAAGAAGGCGTCTGCGAACGGGAAGAAGAAGCCGCCGGAGAAAGTCATGCTCCTCCGCCGCGCCGCCGCCGGGGATCCGCCTTTCAGGTCAGCGTTCTCTGCGCCGATTCTTGATCGCGCTGACTACGAGCAAAGATTGATGAATTTTCAGATGGAGAGAGACTCCTTTCGGATGAATATGAGCGCCGCAATCAACGGCGTCGCCTTCGGAAGAGAACCACCGAATACCGTTCCCGCCACCGACGCCATTTGCGAAGAGTGTTTGAAGGCAAATACCAACGGAATCAGCGCTGTTTTTCACCTATGCGTTCTTGATACGGTGACGGTAGGGTTCCGGTCGTCGGCGGGACCTATTTCCCGGCCGGCGAAAACTTGCGGTGAATACGGCGCCTAA